DNA from Betaproteobacteria bacterium:
AGCCACGCGTCGTGGTGCTCCTGCGCCTGCAATTCGGCCTTGCGCAGCAACTCGTCCAACCCCGGCATGCTGTCGGCCGCCGTCCCGGCGCCTTCCGCAGCGTCGCCGTAACCTTGCGAAAACTTGTCATCATCTTGATTCATAGAATATTCCTGCCTGGCTTATGCGCTGACCTTCTGCGGCCACATGGGGCCGCCGGTTTGCAATTTCAAGCCGCCGAGCCGAAGCCGAAGCGCGCTCAGCCTTTGGCGCCGAGCGCCAGCGCACGAGCGCGGCCGGCCGCGAGCGCGGCTGGGTCCTCCGGAGCAAGCCACCCGTGCAGGTTATCGGCCGCGATGTCGGTCAGCGCCTTGATCCAGTCGTCGCGCTCGTTCAGGCACGGGATGTAATGAAAGGCCTGCCCGCCGGCACGCAGGAAGGCCGACTTGCCTTCCAGGGCGATCTCTTCCAGCGTCTCCAGACAGTCGGACACGAACCCGGGACAGATCACGTCCACCCGCGCGGTTCGGCTGCGTCCGAGCTCCGCCAGCACGTCCGCCGTGTACGGTTGCAGCCAGCGGGCGCGACCGAAGCGCGACTGGAATGCCACCCGATACCGCTCGCCAGGCAGCGCCAACGCTTCGGCCAGGAGTCTTGCCGTCGCCTGGCATTCGCAGTGGTAAGGATCACCGCGATCCAGCGTGAAGCGCGGGACGCCGTGAAAGCTCATGACCAGCAGGTCGGGCCGCCCCGTCTGCATCCAGTAGTCGCGCACACTCTGGGCCAGGGCGGCGATATAGCCGGAATGGTCGTGAAAGTGCTTCACGAACCGAAGCGCCGGAACGTTTCGCACCCTCGCGATCGTTGCGTGCACGGCGTCCATCACCGAGCCGGTCGTGCTGCCCGCGTACTGCGGATAGAGGGGAAGGATCAGAATACGATCGCAGCCGCGCGCGCGCAGTGCATCCAATCCCTGCGCAAGCGACGGCGAACCATAGCGCATTGCCCATTCGATTTCGATGCGGCCGCCATGGCGCTCACCCAGATGGCGCTCACCCAGATGGCGCTCACCCAGATGGCGCTCACCCAGATGGCGCTCACCCAGATGGCGCTCACCCAGATGGCGCTCACCCAGATGGCGCTCACCCAGATAGCCGCGCAGCATGACGGCCTGGCGGGCGGTATGGACCAGAAGTGGAGAGCCTTCGCCGCTCCAGATCGCGGCGTAGCGCCGGGCGGATTTGCGCGGGCGGGTCGTCAGGACGGTTGTATGGAGCAACGGAAGCCACAGGACG
Protein-coding regions in this window:
- the hemH gene encoding ferrochelatase, producing MAHYRPEPPFRHGTASSPGILLVNLGSPQAPTAPALRRYLREFLSDPRVVELPRVLWLPLLHTTVLTTRPRKSARRYAAIWSGEGSPLLVHTARQAVMLRGYLGERHLGERHLGERHLGERHLGERHLGERHLGERHLGERHGGRIEIEWAMRYGSPSLAQGLDALRARGCDRILILPLYPQYAGSTTGSVMDAVHATIARVRNVPALRFVKHFHDHSGYIAALAQSVRDYWMQTGRPDLLVMSFHGVPRFTLDRGDPYHCECQATARLLAEALALPGERYRVAFQSRFGRARWLQPYTADVLAELGRSRTARVDVICPGFVSDCLETLEEIALEGKSAFLRAGGQAFHYIPCLNERDDWIKALTDIAADNLHGWLAPEDPAALAAGRARALALGAKG